The sequence below is a genomic window from Candidatus Thermokryptus mobilis.
TTCAGCAAGAAGCAATATATCTGGCTTAACTTTTTTAAGCGCCTTTCTTATCGGAACTCCAAAATTTTGCTCCCCATATCTCTTCTGTGGTCCCCAATAGACATCAAATCTAAAACCGTCAACCCCAACATCTTTTACCCACCATTTCAGCATATCAATCATATAACTTCTTAAATCAATATCCGACCAATCAAGATTTGCAAGCGACCAATCAGCATATCTTACATAAACGGAATCTGGCGAATACGATTGAGGTAGTTCCTCACCGTGCGGGAAAATTGTGTGTTGGATAAAACTCCAATAAGGCGAGTTTTCCCTATATTGTCTTGCACTTTGAACCCAAGGATGACCATCAGCAACATGATTTACTGTCATATCAAGTATAACTTTGATCCCCAATGAATGCGCTTTTCTTAAAAACTCTTTAAAATCATCCATTGTCCCATATTCCGGTGCAATTTTGTAAAAGTCAACAATTCCATAACCACCCCCAACCGCATCAATTCTATATTGATTTAACATAATCGGCATAAGCCAAATGACATTGTAGCCCATTGATTTTACATAGTCAAGCCGTGCGGTTGCTGCTCTAATAGTTCCTTCATCGGTAAAAGAGTGAAGGAAGATCAAATACATGCGTGCATTTTTTACCCAAGCAGGATTATCAGCATAACCTGGAAAATAAACAGAACCATCTGAATTTATAGTGAAATAATTCCTTGTGGTGTCAGCATTCCCAGATGGATCACTTGCAATGAGCATGAAGAAATAATCCCCTGGTGTTTGGGGTTTTGAAATTGCAATAACATTTGAAGTTGAACCATTAACACCAGATATTATCTCAGGATTTGTTGAATCAGCAAACCAAACGAAACTTAACACATCACCATCTGGATCGGTGCTTTCACTCGCATCAAGATATATCGTGTTGCCAGAAATTGAAAATTTTATTTTCGCATCCGGACGATGATCAACTATTCTATAAATGTTAACTTTGTTTGAATATCCCGACTTGTTATTTAAAGTCGCCTTTGCCTGCATTATGTTATCCCCTTCAACCAGTGAGACATTTGCGGAAAACTTACCTCCAGATGCACCGTATGTCCCCTTGTTTCCATTTACGAAAAGTTCAATATATGTGACTTCACTTGCAAGCGTCCCATCAGGACGTCTTATTTCACCGTTTATAGTTATGCTTGATTTTCTAGTCCTCCTCGGTTGGGTCAGAATTTTAACTATCGGGATACCTTCAACATCAAATCCAAGCTGTTCGGGTCTTACTCCAGCGTAACCTCGCCATTCATTATCAATTCTTGAGTAAATCGGGCTCGAACCTGTGACATAATAACTTAACATTTTTCTCTGAACCGCATCGTCAGAAAAAGCAATGTCAAATACATTCGGACTCCCATTTTCATCACTACCGCCATTTGAAGAAGTAATTTTAACAGCATTTCCATCTCCATCAATAAGGAAAGAATAAACCGTAACATAGAGCTTTTGAGTAACCGTCCCAAGATAGCTAGAGATATCATCAACCGAAAGTGAAAACTTTATCTTGTTTAAATCTATCGCTGAAGGATTAATCTGAACATTTCGCCACTTCGTCAAAGGTGAAACCTTGGTATAAATAGCGTTAAATCTCGGGTCGCTTAATCCCGGAGCAAAAATCATATAAAAGCCACGGTCACTGAAATCCGAAATCTCCACACCAGCACCGAAAGGATCAACAACGAAATTGTCAATAGAGGTATTAATTGAAACAACCAGCGCGGTATTTATCGTGACATCGCGAAGTCCAACTTCAAAAAAGATTGTGTCCTTACTTGAGTTCAAATACATATCAAAACTTAAAATATCACACGAACCCGGCTGAAATCCATTTGGATAAACATAATCCCCATCCCCTACATCATCCGATGTATTATCAACATAATGAAAGCCCGAGCCCTGCGGGAAAATTCCAAACGATGAATAAGTTACCCCAGAATTTCCCTCTTTATCACTTGCCTCAAACCTTAACTCGTGTCTTCCAACAGTTAAACCCGAGACCTGTGCAGTTACAATCTTTGTCGCTGTATCATAATTTGACTGGATCAAATTCCCATCAAGATAAACTTTAACCGAACTTGGGTCTATCCCCTTCTCTCTTGAACTATCAAATACCTTCGCCAAGATGTTGATTGATTGTATCGTATCTCCAAAAATTGAACCATTATATGGGCTCATCACTTTAAAATACGGTTTAAGCTGTCTTCTCACATAAGCAACTGAATTTCCATATTGCCCCCTTGTAATTGGATTATCCGGGTCAGCAGTCCAAATTGAGTTGTTAAGGTAAAACTTGTACTCATATTCCCCCTCCGTTAACTTCAAAGTCTTAACCCAAACACCCCGTGTTGAATCAAACTGCATCGGGTCTTCCCCCCAACCGTTGAATTCACCACGAAGCGCCACAGATGTGATGTTTTTATACGGATTCCTTGAACTTCTCGGATCAAAAATAAACTCATATTCAGCCTGATAAATCCTGTATGTGACATCAACTGTAAATCTTGAAGTATCTTGACCGACTTTGCCAGTGGTAGTTTTAACTTCAAGCTTTATAAAATGCTGACCGTTTGAAAGTGGCTGTGGTGGAACATAACTGAACTTCTGACTTCCGGGGTTAAAATAACTTAATCCATTCGGGACAAGCTGACCATCTATGTAAAGATTTATCTCTGATATCGTTGTGCCAGAAGAATAAAATATATATGCTGAAATTTCAGGTTGGTCTCTGTTTGTA
It includes:
- a CDS encoding alpha-amylase family glycosyl hydrolase, with the protein product MIKRLSLLMFSLFQFLLSQTVPVTFYYKPQTPVNAVFLAGSFNNWGNNVNGIVSDVRFKMSYDPNSGVWYKVENLGIGTFEYKFVEDRNNDGNGETWITDPNNPRINYSNYNNSIIIVTDPMVFHLLPKHGSITNRDQPEISAYIFYSSGTTISEINLYIDGQLVPNGLSYFNPGSQKFSYVPPQPLSNGQHFIKLEVKTTTGKVGQDTSRFTVDVTYRIYQAEYEFIFDPRSSRNPYKNITSVALRGEFNGWGEDPMQFDSTRGVWVKTLKLTEGEYEYKFYLNNSIWTADPDNPITRGQYGNSVAYVRRQLKPYFKVMSPYNGSIFGDTIQSINILAKVFDSSREKGIDPSSVKVYLDGNLIQSNYDTATKIVTAQVSGLTVGRHELRFEASDKEGNSGVTYSSFGIFPQGSGFHYVDNTSDDVGDGDYVYPNGFQPGSCDILSFDMYLNSSKDTIFFEVGLRDVTINTALVVSINTSIDNFVVDPFGAGVEISDFSDRGFYMIFAPGLSDPRFNAIYTKVSPLTKWRNVQINPSAIDLNKIKFSLSVDDISSYLGTVTQKLYVTVYSFLIDGDGNAVKITSSNGGSDENGSPNVFDIAFSDDAVQRKMLSYYVTGSSPIYSRIDNEWRGYAGVRPEQLGFDVEGIPIVKILTQPRRTRKSSITINGEIRRPDGTLASEVTYIELFVNGNKGTYGASGGKFSANVSLVEGDNIMQAKATLNNKSGYSNKVNIYRIVDHRPDAKIKFSISGNTIYLDASESTDPDGDVLSFVWFADSTNPEIISGVNGSTSNVIAISKPQTPGDYFFMLIASDPSGNADTTRNYFTINSDGSVYFPGYADNPAWVKNARMYLIFLHSFTDEGTIRAATARLDYVKSMGYNVIWLMPIMLNQYRIDAVGGGYGIVDFYKIAPEYGTMDDFKEFLRKAHSLGIKVILDMTVNHVADGHPWVQSARQYRENSPYWSFIQHTIFPHGEELPQSYSPDSVYVRYADWSLANLDWSDIDLRSYMIDMLKWWVKDVGVDGFRFDVYWGPQKRYGEQNFGVPIRKALKKVKPDILLLAEAAGTGLGTEIIYADKGGGVDAAYDRNMWNAFKNAYTMSLNELNNIATNYGYYPGPNSQYLRYMENQDETRIALVYQSDLRKTKPLATLLFTIPGIPLVYAGQEVGFGNGMGEFEGRRFKINWNDPDKELLQAHYQRLALIREKFPAFRSREHIMVNANDSRVYAYVKRFENQNGLVVLNFSDQTKTVSLNIRDFVSFTGGVNDNANYYLNDLFRNINQQISGSGLSTVQVTLEPYGSAVYTVSLTRDTLQVPPIVSVPSDEVGQIPLEFKLYQNYPNPFNPETLIEFEVPIKGDVKISVYDVLGREVATVFQGELNPGRFRVKFHADGLPSGIYFYELRAGNFRDVKKMILLK